GGTGACGGAGACGGCGCGCGGCAAGACCGCGTTCTACGACATCGACACGCCGGTGACGCTCAAGCAGATCGAGCGGGGAGGCGCCGGGTACCTGTCTCCGGCGCTGATCCCGCGGTACGACCTGTACCTCTCGTTCACGGGCGGCCCGACGCTCGAGCGGCTCGAGCGCCGCCACGGGGCGAAGCGGGCGCGAGCGCTCTACTGCTCGGTGGATCCGGACGAGTATTTCCCGGAGCGCGCGCCCCCCCGGTGGGATCTCGGCTACCTCGGCACATACAGCGCCGATCGCCAGCCCACGCTGGACCGGCTCCTCGTCGCGCCGGCGCGCCGCTGGGGGCGAGGCCGCTTCGTTGTCGCCGGCCCGCAGTACCCGGCGGACCTCGGCTGGCCCACCAACGTCGATCGCACGGATCACGTCCCGCCGGGCGATCACCGCGGCTTTTACGGCGCGCAGCGCTTCACGCTCAACGTCACCCGCCGGGACATGATCGAGGCGGGGTACTCGCCGAGCGTGCGCCTCTTCGAGGCGGCGGCGTGCGGCGTGCCGGTGATCAGCGACGACTGGCCTGGGCTCGACGAGCTCTTCGAGCCTGGCAAGGAGATCCTTGTCGCCCGCTCCCCGGAGGAGGTGCTCCACCTGCTCCGCGAGCTCCCCGAGCGGGAGCGGATCGCGATCGGCCAGCGGGCGCGCGAGCGCGTGCTCGCCCGACACACCGCGGCGCACCGCGCCGAGGCGCTGGAGAGGTACACCCGGGAGCTGCTCGACGAGCAGGACGCGCCGGAGCGCCCGGGGGACCGGGGGGGGACCGGGAAGGATGACGTCGACGCGGCGAGTCGACCTGGAGAGGAGGTCAGAGAGACATGAGCGCAGCGCTGCGCATCCTGGTGACCGGGGGCGCCGGATTCGTCGGCTCCCACCTGTGTGATCGGCTGATCCGGGAGGGCCACGAGGTCGTCGCGCTCGACGACTTCTCGACGGGCTCCCGGGACAACGTCGCCCATCTCCTCTCTCACCGGCGCTTCCGGCTGGTGGAGCACGACGTCATGCAGCCGTACGAGCGGGAGGTCGATCGCATCTACAACCTCGCCTCGCCGGCGAGCCCGCCGCATTACCAGCGCGACCCGGTCCGGACCACGCTGGTCAACGTGGTCGGCGCGCTCCACGCGCTGAAGCTCGCCGAGGGCTGCGGGGCGCGGGTCTTCCAGGCGTCGACCAGCGAGGTCTACGGCGATCCCGAGGTCCACCCGCAGCCGGAGGACTACCGGGGCGCGGTGAACCCGATCGGGATCCGCTCCTGTTACGACGAGGGGAAGCGCTGCGCCGAGTCGCTGGTGATGGACTTCCACCGGCGCGGCGTGGAGGTACGCCTGGCGCGGATCTTCAACACGTACGGCCCGCGGATGGCGCTCGACGACGGTCGGGTGGTGTCGAACTTCATCGTACAGGCGCTCCGGGGTGAGGACCTCACAGTGTACGGCGATGGATCCCAGACACGGAGCTTCTGCTACGTGGACGACCTCATCGAGGGGATCGTCCGGCTGATGGAGCACCCGGCCGAGACGGGCCCGGTGAACCTGGGCAATCCCGAGGAGTTCACGGTGCTGGAGCTCGCCGAGGAGGTGCTCCACCTGACCGGGAGCCGCGGTCGCGTGGTGTTCCGCCCGCTGCCCGAGGACGATCCGAGGCAGCGGCAGCCGGTCATCGATCGCGCGAGGCGGGTGCTCGGGTTCGAGCCCAAGGTGCCGTTGCGCACGGGTCTTCGCCGCACGATCGAGGGTTTCCGGAGCGCGCTCGGGCTGGGCCATCGCGCACCTGGGCTCCCTGTGTCGGACGATGACGCACCATTGCCCCGGGCTGCGAACGGCTGAGTCGAGCCGACCGTGGAGCCGGTGCGGCGCTCATGATACCGTGAGCGCTCTGACGCCCGATTGTCGCACAGGGCCGTGCGGCGAACGGCAGGGGCACTACGCCCTTAACTTAGAGCGAAGGAGAGCGGCATGGATCTCAGGGCATGGTGCGCGGCGCTCTGCGCGGCGACGGTGGGTATCGCGGGCTGCGGCGGGGACTCGGGCACGGGCGATACCGGCGG
The DNA window shown above is from Sorangium aterium and carries:
- a CDS encoding CgeB family protein, producing MKPISFVFLGLSITSSWGNGHATTYRGLLRRLAQRGHSVLFLERDLSFYAENRDLPSPPYGRTELYRGLDDLRARFAGAVRDADLVVVGSYVPDGAEVGAWVTETARGKTAFYDIDTPVTLKQIERGGAGYLSPALIPRYDLYLSFTGGPTLERLERRHGAKRARALYCSVDPDEYFPERAPPRWDLGYLGTYSADRQPTLDRLLVAPARRWGRGRFVVAGPQYPADLGWPTNVDRTDHVPPGDHRGFYGAQRFTLNVTRRDMIEAGYSPSVRLFEAAACGVPVISDDWPGLDELFEPGKEILVARSPEEVLHLLRELPERERIAIGQRARERVLARHTAAHRAEALERYTRELLDEQDAPERPGDRGGTGKDDVDAASRPGEEVRET
- a CDS encoding UDP-glucuronic acid decarboxylase family protein encodes the protein MSAALRILVTGGAGFVGSHLCDRLIREGHEVVALDDFSTGSRDNVAHLLSHRRFRLVEHDVMQPYEREVDRIYNLASPASPPHYQRDPVRTTLVNVVGALHALKLAEGCGARVFQASTSEVYGDPEVHPQPEDYRGAVNPIGIRSCYDEGKRCAESLVMDFHRRGVEVRLARIFNTYGPRMALDDGRVVSNFIVQALRGEDLTVYGDGSQTRSFCYVDDLIEGIVRLMEHPAETGPVNLGNPEEFTVLELAEEVLHLTGSRGRVVFRPLPEDDPRQRQPVIDRARRVLGFEPKVPLRTGLRRTIEGFRSALGLGHRAPGLPVSDDDAPLPRAANG